AAATTACCGTTGGTGatatcttgttttttttttttattttcgtgcTAATGTGCtaattttcaatgttttcttTCTACACTTTTCGGTTTGTTTCGAACACAATGATTTCAATGGGGTGTTAAAATTCCTAATTTGTCtcatacaaattttgtttgagatATTAAACTGATTCGGATCGAGCTCGTTTCATTGACGTTTTCCATTGAACTTAGCATCTTCCGCTAAACTGCGTTTCTTTCCCACGTTGGCTAGGATGTGTAAAGGCACttatatttaatcaaaataaatacatctCACAATCTACCCAGTCacaatacatatttatttctgcGTACATCAATCAGAGTAACGAAGGAAagtttaaatggtttaaatgTTTCCGACTCCAGAACTCGCACAGAGCACATAACTGTTTGAGCCACATGTGTCACACTTATGGGAGACATTTGAATTGATACTTGGCTTATTAGGAAGCTAAAAAGTCCAAAATACACAACCATAGCATGCCGAAGAACgcatttttaacttttgaaaataCGTACTTTActtgttaaatgttttttttggagctatatggtattgtcgtccgattttaatcaagtttcaaccgtagttctgaaataacaaatatctcaaagaactaaaaaagaaataaaaaacagaaaagttatgatATAGTTGTTCTATCTGACTCATtgcgacttatatactacctgcaaagaaagacaacttttgggaaagtttcatgcagacagctttaaaactgagagactagttttcTAGTCTAGTTTGTTGTTCTCTCttgtttacgtttttaattgttttacttaaatattgttGTAGaagtcaaagaaaaaatatcgTCAAAACTCTGCACACAGAAGACGTACTTATTTACCTGCAATGGAATAAAGACATTTGGGAATGATTCATCAAGATAGTTCTAAAACTGACATGGCTAGGCCAACTtccctagtgatgctgatctagaatatatattttttaggatCGGAAATATCTCTTAACGACGAAAAAACTATCGTGACGATCGCACTTTCAACTCACATAatttctgatatcaaattttttgacaaatatataggtacacttttttttaatgatttttcgGAACGCTTAAAATCTTTGTTTGAGCGGTTATTTTTtgtcaaacaaacaaaatcttcTGATATCAAAAAGATTCATCGCTCAGGTTTCTTTTTGCCTTGTTAAGAGGtgttttgttaaagtttaaagtgattttaaatatttggcaacgcttgtgttttatttcaaaattataaatatttttaatggagTCGATTTTGCCTCACGGGGTGTTGGTTTCGCCATACCCTTTTCAAGCATTCCAAAAACTAAGCATTTGGTTTTTGTTCATGAAGTTTTCGATTGCGTTTCAATAAAACCTCTGCAACCGGTAAGGATCGAAGatagatataaatatttttaagacctttttgactttttccatttggGGTGTATGTTTCTCCTCACCTTCCCCAGCGTTATAACTAAACTTTTTGTAgttgtaaaaaatgtattttattaattttgtgcCCTGTAAATTAATCCTATCTCATGGTAAACCTAAAACAGCATTTTCAAGTTGAACAACAAACATCTCAAACACTTAAATAACCAAAACGTATGTACAACGTATTCACACAATCTAAGATCATCCAAATCCATGCATTTAAGACAGTTAAAGCTTTCAAAACCTCTTAGTGATGCACTGCATCTATAGTTCATTTGGGGCATAAAAACTGTTCCAAACAGTTTCAATCTTTAGCAATTCTGGGAGTGCCTTAATTTCAAACTGCTCGCCAATGTTGAGACACTTGAAATCCGTTTCGTTTTCGAGGGGGGTGAATTTAAGGGACCTAATGCTTTCGCAGTTCGGATCACCGTTAGCGGCGAAAGCCGTCCAAACGTCGATCATTCCGGTGATCACCTTGTGTTCTATGGACTCGGGGGCAGATTGGTGTGACAGCATGCTGTGGAATATATAGCAGAGATCGTCGCCATGGCAAACACCTCGCATCTGATGGCCACAAAGGACGATCCTAATGGCGTTGCATAACTTAGAATCGTGGTCGAATCGGTATAGATAGGTTGGTGCACTGGACTGGCGGACTCGAGCTAAAGCTGCCCTGTATATAGGGTGCCAGAATTCGCGGTACGAGCACAGTTCGAGGAACTTCATCATGTTGGCCTGATTGCAGGGCTCATCGCCGAAATAGGCTTTCTTCAGCTGCAGACCATAGTTTTCTCGAAGTTTGGGATCCAAATTGGGGCCTAGATCTTTCGGCAGTACGTTTGTGCAGTTTCCCACCTCGTCCAAGGTGGCAGGACGCCTTGAAACCTCTACGCAATGGTTAAATGTGTGATTAGGTTTGTCATATGCGAATAAGAGCACCACTTACCTGGGTAGAAGAGCAACCCTTCGAAACTGGTGCCCCCGAACATCATGGGCACCCGGTGACTCCAACTACTCTGCATTGCCTCGTGGGGTGACTTATCAATCACCGTGTGATCGGTGGTATAGGGTTCTACAACCGGTCCAAAGGCAAACAATACCCGATGATGCTTTTCGTCATTGGTGAGGACTGTGGCGGAAGCCTTGACAATTTCCCCGCCACTCGCTGATCTCAGAAACTCGAAAATGGCCTTGTCCTTATTGCCACCAGTGTACCCCAGTTTCTGGGCCAGACGATAGGCCCAATTGTTTTTCGGCGGTTGCGTCCAGGGACACAGAACACTGCCCGACATCACGATAGCTTTGTGGATGAGTCCCTCGGTTTGGGGACTTAGTGAGAGGAAGTGTGTGGAGGCTCCTCCGGCACTTTCGCCAAAGAGTGTTACATTGTTGGGATCACCACCGAAAGCTTCGATATTTTGCTGCACCCAGCGAAGGCCCATGATTTGATCCTTGAGACCAGCGTTTCCGGGCACATCCAGTTGAGGATCGTCCAAGCTAAGGAAGCCCAGAGCACCTAGTCGATAGGCCACCGTGACTATAACCACATCCTTCGACATGAAAAAATCGGGGCTGTACATATCTCGGGAGGCTTCTCCAACCTGAAATCCTCCTCCATAGATCCAAACCATTACGGGACGCAGTTTACTCGGTTGCAGCTGAAAGAAAAAGCTTGTCTTTAGTGTTTATTCGTACTAGAAGTTGTTTAAGACGTACATCTTTGACATATACATTTAGGTACAGGCAATCCTCAGAGCCCGCGTACTTTCTGAAAAACATGTGTGTCTGCAGGGGCTTCTCTGCCGCCGAAGTGCAGTCTAATTCCCGATCCCATGGCTCCACTGGCTGGGGGGCTTTGAATCGAAGCGCTCCCACTGGGGGCTTGGCGAAGGGTATCTTCTCAAAACTGTAGTAGCTTCCTCCCCAGATAGTGTTCCGTTTCACTCCGCGCACAGGTCCCAGCTTGGTCTTGATCACAGAATAGATTGCAGTGGCCAACTTGCGCTGTTCGTACTTAAAACTGAGCACCCTGTAAGCCAAGTTTAATGGTTAATAACATTACAAAAGTTGGTTATTGGAACTCCATCACGTTCGCACAAAAATCTTAAGgcagttgtattttttctatACCACTTAGACACACagaaaaaactaatttcaaaatttaaagaactaTGGACTATGTAGTTTTAATAACTCATTTATTAACCTAATGCTaatgtaaattatattattctctctcaaaaatatttcttggcGGGTTGGAAATTATAAACTAGTTCAAATTCCAtaagaaaatatgttaatattttgagatatataagaatttttttttaattgttttagattttatttttgttgtcttgCTTGAGAATTGACCCAGACTCCTTATGAGGTAATAAAATTCGCATCTTTTTTGTTGCATATTCAGGAAGATACGTGTTTCAAGAATACGATCTGTTAAATTACGAAAGTGATCGGCCGTTTAATGGAGTGGTGTCAAACGATTTGGAAttcgaattaaattttttaaaacgcgTTTTGCTTAAAACTCACATTTCTAGTTCGCATTCATAAGCCCTTTGACAGGTTAGTTAAGATTGACTGGTTGAAGCCGTTAAGCgggttttttatttggcttctTGAACTGAAAAGCCCTCAAAATCGGTTTATACTTTAATAATTAGTAAGTGCTTTTAAAAGCAgcagttaattaaattaaattaatgctaTTCCGTGATGGTAtggtaattaatttttgataacaCGCACATGAGTCTATCggaacttaaaaataatttctaaaatCCACTTTTTCACGCTTCAGGTACAATTAAATGAGCTGTTAATGGTTtcttaccaaaaaaataagtgcaaagttacaatatttaaattaaaatattaataaaagtacACTATATAAACATGATTCGGGAAAAACAgcacaattattttttgatgcGTTTGTTTTGACCCCAACTGTACATAGATGTAGCAACTGTTATAAGCAAATTGAGTATTATATTCAATTTACTGATCATTTAAGCTTttattaagcttttaattgctATGACATATTTAGTATAGTTTTAGTTAAACAAAAGCTTAATCGATCGGAAAATGAGTTCCTCTTTCTTATATGAGTTTTTTAAATCAGTGAAAAGAGTTTGGCTGTTTCATGGTCATGGTATACATCCTCATATGTGATCGTGAAAACCCCCTTCTGTGGCCTGCTACACTTCTTGGAAACGTCGTAATACTCTACGGCTCGTTAAAAGATAGCTCctctttcaaatatttatataatattgaCTGCGAAACTAATCCGGTCAGCGACTGTCACGCATTGGGGACATGACCACAGTAAGCACTCAGCAGCGGGCACCAAAACCGAAATGCCGGCGCACCACTTTCAATGTCGCTGGAGGTCTTTGCTGCGTTGGAATGGCTTTTGACCAACCTCAACGCTTCACGTTTTGCATGCACGACCAGTTCTCTAATTTCTATATCTCTCCTTTGTTTACGCCTGGGATTGTTTGTTTCTGATTTTTATGGCTAATTTGTGGGTGGGCGTGAGGCGCTTTAATGCAATTAATGGCCTATTTCTATTTGTTCACACTGCGCACCTTCGGTAGAGGCGCAAGTCGAACATCCAACTGGCATTCTGCAGGTGCACTGACATAGTTTGAGTCAACATCACTGCACACGAGTGCATACAAATCGGTAATTACGGCTGGGATCGAGAGAAAGGCGAGATCATTCGCCGCAGATTGGACCGTACGTGACTGCCGTGAGTCTGAGCAGGCTAACTCCCAATAATAACGTTTTTCAACATTTCAAACTAACTTGGTTTCCTGAAATATTATTTGCCAGTGCGTTTTGTTTTGGATGGCATAACGCCTGAAATACCCAGTAGCAATGTAGCCAAGCGTAAGATATGAAGGTAATAAATTAAGACTAATTCGCTCACGTAACCCAGAGCTTAACACTCTTTTATGTAGAAACTCATTCGAATTGAAACTTAAGTAACAAGCTAATGTTTCAGCAAAGTTAGTTTATTCTTATCATCAGCATGACAATCAGTCAATTTTAAAGTCATTCACTTGGCAACAAAATGGAAGTAACCGGTATGACAAACAATATAAACGGGTATAGTTTTAATTCGTCAATTAGAAATTATGAATGcttatttattcaaaagtgtttacaaataaataaggtAAAAACTGCCATGTCATGCCCATAGAGCAGAAAAATATGGGAATACCTTTCATCTGGAAGTGAAGTGAACCCTGTACCCCAGGAACTTATCAggtaatttaaacaattaactTGACTCAGTGTTATAGTATCGCAGACGTGGGTTTATTAATATATGGGTTTAACTTGCACGGAAACCAGTTAGAAGATAAAAGTACACTTgtcttcaattaaaattaaaatcagagTCATGACGACGCTTAAGTTTAATTAGGAACAAAGCAGCTAAAACttcaaagaaatttatatttaatagatatttttagattttgtatacatacaatgtaatttttaagttcttcTAAAGCTGACCTAACCCACATCTTTGATTTCCCCAATTGAAAATCCACATAAACAAATAGTGAGAAATAAATATAGGCACACGCAATTAACACCATTGTGTGTTGCTGTGCAATAATTTACGTTAAAAATACTAACTACCCGCAAAACTGCTAATAAACCTGCGAAAACGTgcaaaaaatagtaaacacaaatcaaaaaaaaaaaaaaaaaacaaaaaagactAACAAATGTCTCCACTGTGAAACATCGTTGAATCATGGGTGAAAAACAACagggaaaaacaaaaggcgGGGAAATCTAAACGGACAGAAATGAGCAGCAGAAGAAGCAGCATCATTAAGTTTATGCaaaacaacagaaaacaaaaaacataaaaaaaaaacacatccAACCCGCAGCTAAGTTTGCGCAACAATTTCACCAACGCAACACACATAAATTTATGTGTGTGGCGAGTACACAGAGAAAACATTATTCAAGTTAAATAAACTGTGTATTGATTGattctttaaaactaaatttttttaagctatctagcattaaaaaataaaccatatcttaggaaaattataattatttttttgattttatgctCCAAGTGTTTCAACAAATTTGATTGCTGATGTTGTATTTATAGCAAATATTAATtgagttttataattttttgagcattttcaGGCATGttgaaacttaaaacaaaatattataattttaagcgTAAAGTTGTATATAATCAGCcaaacagcttttaaaataataaattaaaaataaaacaaaatttaaaatgttttcttcagTGGACATGTGTGCTTTTGTATGTATGCTAGGCAGAAGTTATTGCAAAACCAAGACGCGACCCCCCAAAGCAGAGAAAACCGTTTAACGCTCGTGGAGGAGCCGAGACTGGAAAACTCACTTAAAGGTCAGCTTCACCATATCCATAAAGCGCGTTGCCATTTCGGATGTCTCTTCGCGCACTCTTTTTCATTAACCCCGAAAAACCCACAGGTAATTGATGGTAACGCTATACACGCTTCGATAACGGGCGTCGATTCGGGAAAAGTGTCACAACAACTCGAAGCACAAAGTAGGCACGACCGGCGGGAGTAAGGGGCGGTAAATGGCGAGCGGTACAAACAAAGCGCTCTTCAAGAGCGTTCAGCAGCAACTGACCGATCGGGTCTTACTATGCCGATAAAACCACTCACCTCAGCAAAATATTTCTCTCTCAGTGTGTGTGAACATCGGAAGCGTTGCTCACGGGGATCAGCTGTTTGGCTATAGCTCACTGCTCTCAAAAATACCGGTTGTGTGGCTTACTTTCCGATTTTTCTTTACTGTTATGTTTTCAGTAATAGTTATGACTGCAACAGAGCattaaacatacatacatataacatacattttatttttcttaatcaGCACATCAACTTTCCGAAACGAgacttattaatttatttattgttactGCATAGATACGACCTCAGATTAGTTTCTTTCACAATAACATCAATGCattgtttgtttaataaataattgaaaagcaggatttttaaattttttacaggGTATCCTATTGTCCAGACTATCGAActaaagcttttatttttgttgcttctGGCAGTGCTGAAATACTAGagcttttaatttgaaagcTCAATTAGTTCTTACAAAGAGCTACTTGATTTTACACTCACAAGCTAGATGATCAAGCTCAGAAATTGAATATTCAACCCATAAAACCAACGCCACAAGATCACCTTGAACATGAACTTGGCTAATTTACGATTTCCAACCATTATTTTAAACTCTTTCAAGGCCCCCAATGAGAGCCTCTTATAAGTACACTGCAAGCAATTTCACCACTATGtggaaaatgaaattaatgaattacAGCAGTTTCCGTGTGTTCGAATAAACTTCGACACccctaaaactaaaatagcTACAAAGATATGCTTAAAGATGCGAAATCAAGTATTGccttttttcgaaaattttccCTAATTCAATAAACCCAAAATTTCAgaagtcagaagtttgcaacgcattgaaggagacatttcctaccctataaagtacatatatttttgatcaacattactaggagagtcgatcttgccatattcgtctgtccgtctgtttcactagtctctcagttctCAAGCTATTAGGATGAAACTTTTCAAACAGATTTCTTCCTATTGcgggtaataaaaaattataactttgatgttttttatagtttttcgataatgttttattattttattattatttccttcgctgctttgcaaacttttgactgaaattagaataccctctgcaaggatataaaGATAGAAAAATTGTAACATCCCTAATTTGGTTTAGTATggtttagtaatggtttagtAATTCAAAATTATGCCTTGCCTTTATGAAACtcgaaaaacgatatcatTTAGCTGTCATTGGAACgataaaaaaattgagttgaaagtcatcatagcttcattgGGCTTCAATGCGTACTCATATGAttcgaaatttagatgtttcaAAGGTGTTTTATTAATGATGTAAATAGCTGCAAGCGTATGTAATCTTTGGATTGCCGAaacttgcttcctttcttgtttttccaaatttttgcCCTTGCTCATTGCCCGCCAACAAGGATTGATTTGATTGTAGCATTCTACACAATAGAAcccgaaaaaaaagtttccgGGCTTTTACGCAAATTTGCCCTTTATAAGCAAAAATTAGGCCTTACTGTAATATTTCAAGTGTCAATGAACTTGAAGTTTGGAATGCCGTCGAAAAGTGTCAACAAAAGCAATTTGGGAGATGCTAAAagaatctttatttatttatctatgaTTGGGATTAAATGTTTGATTAACAAATCCATTAAAAGTCAAAGTCATCTGGTGCGGTGTAGTGTTCTTCACTTTCTGTTACAACTGTGTCTGCATCGGCGGACGGAACATCATCACACAATCCAAAGTGCATAGTTacagcaataaaataaaaactaaaaacaagtTGCTTTAGTTTTGTGAGTCGCCAATGAACAAACGAACCTACCTGATCAACAAGATAACTTTCAATATTGC
This genomic window from Drosophila gunungcola strain Sukarami chromosome 3R, Dgunungcola_SK_2, whole genome shotgun sequence contains:
- the LOC128252673 gene encoding esterase B1 isoform X2 yields the protein MATRFMDMVKLTFKVLSFKYEQRKLATAIYSVIKTKLGPVRGVKRNTIWGGSYYSFEKIPFAKPPVGALRFKAPQPVEPWDRELDCTSAAEKPLQTHMFFRKYAGSEDCLYLNVYVKDLQPSKLRPVMVWIYGGGFQVGEASRDMYSPDFFMSKDVVIVTVAYRLGALGFLSLDDPQLDVPGNAGLKDQIMGLRWVQQNIEAFGGDPNNVTLFGESAGGASTHFLSLSPQTEGLIHKAIVMSGSVLCPWTQPPKNNWAYRLAQKLGYTGGNKDKAIFEFLRSASGGEIVKASATVLTNDEKHHRVLFAFGPVVEPYTTDHTVIDKSPHEAMQSSWSHRVPMMFGGTSFEGLLFYPEVSRRPATLDEVGNCTNVLPKDLGPNLDPKLRENYGLQLKKAYFGDEPCNQANMMKFLELCSYREFWHPIYRAALARVRQSSAPTYLYRFDHDSKLCNAIRIVLCGHQMRGVCHGDDLCYIFHSMLSHQSAPESIEHKVITGMIDVWTAFAANGDPNCESIRSLKFTPLENETDFKCLNIGEQFEIKALPELLKIETVWNSFYAPNEL
- the LOC128252673 gene encoding esterase B1 isoform X1, with amino-acid sequence MGKYLAALTKLRHFGINQKHTVPQAFTNGDFIKQVLSFKYEQRKLATAIYSVIKTKLGPVRGVKRNTIWGGSYYSFEKIPFAKPPVGALRFKAPQPVEPWDRELDCTSAAEKPLQTHMFFRKYAGSEDCLYLNVYVKDLQPSKLRPVMVWIYGGGFQVGEASRDMYSPDFFMSKDVVIVTVAYRLGALGFLSLDDPQLDVPGNAGLKDQIMGLRWVQQNIEAFGGDPNNVTLFGESAGGASTHFLSLSPQTEGLIHKAIVMSGSVLCPWTQPPKNNWAYRLAQKLGYTGGNKDKAIFEFLRSASGGEIVKASATVLTNDEKHHRVLFAFGPVVEPYTTDHTVIDKSPHEAMQSSWSHRVPMMFGGTSFEGLLFYPEVSRRPATLDEVGNCTNVLPKDLGPNLDPKLRENYGLQLKKAYFGDEPCNQANMMKFLELCSYREFWHPIYRAALARVRQSSAPTYLYRFDHDSKLCNAIRIVLCGHQMRGVCHGDDLCYIFHSMLSHQSAPESIEHKVITGMIDVWTAFAANGDPNCESIRSLKFTPLENETDFKCLNIGEQFEIKALPELLKIETVWNSFYAPNEL
- the LOC128252700 gene encoding uncharacterized protein LOC128252700 — its product is MDAILKVILLISFYFIAVTMHFGLCDDVPSADADTVVTESEEHYTAPDDFDF